The Pseudomonas fluorescens genome includes a window with the following:
- a CDS encoding mechanosensitive ion channel family protein, whose translation MELDLWTQSLVTAMTALWTKVANFIPNLFGALVVLLLGFVVAKLLDTLLSKLLAKLGLDRLMGGTGLTKLLSRGGIQVPISTLVGKIVYWFVLLIFLVSAAESLGLERVSATLDMLALYLPKVFGAALVLLVGVLLAQLANGLVRGAAEGVGLDYAAGVGRIAQGLVIIISISVAISQLEVKTDLLNHVIVIVLITVGLAVALAMGLGSREIAGQILAGIYVRELYEVGQQVRVGEVEGQIEEIGTVKTTLLTEEGELVSLSNRILLEQHVSSR comes from the coding sequence ATGGAACTTGATCTCTGGACCCAGAGCCTCGTCACGGCGATGACTGCGTTGTGGACCAAAGTAGCTAACTTCATCCCGAACCTCTTCGGCGCCCTGGTGGTGCTGCTGTTGGGCTTTGTCGTGGCCAAGCTGCTGGACACGTTGCTGTCCAAGTTGCTCGCCAAGCTGGGCCTCGATCGCCTGATGGGCGGCACCGGCCTGACCAAGTTGCTGTCCCGTGGCGGCATCCAGGTACCGATCTCGACCCTGGTCGGCAAGATCGTGTACTGGTTTGTATTGCTGATTTTCCTGGTTTCCGCAGCAGAATCCCTTGGCCTTGAGCGAGTTTCGGCGACGCTCGATATGCTCGCATTGTATTTGCCGAAGGTTTTTGGTGCTGCGCTGGTATTGCTGGTCGGCGTTCTGCTGGCGCAACTGGCCAATGGGCTGGTGCGCGGCGCGGCCGAGGGCGTGGGGCTGGACTACGCCGCTGGCGTAGGGCGAATTGCCCAGGGCCTGGTGATCATCATAAGTATTTCGGTGGCGATCAGCCAGTTGGAGGTCAAGACAGACCTGCTCAACCACGTGATCGTGATCGTTTTGATTACCGTTGGTCTGGCGGTTGCGCTGGCAATGGGATTGGGGAGTCGTGAAATCGCCGGTCAGATACTGGCGGGAATCTATGTGCGTGAATTGTATGAGGTTGGGCAACAAGTGCGTGTAGGCGAGGTCGAAGGCCAGATCGAAGAGATTGGCACGGTGAAGACCACATTGCTGACCGAGGAGGGCGAGCTGGTGTCGCTTTCCAATCGGATCCTGCTGGAACAGCATGTGAGTAGCCGCTAA
- a CDS encoding alpha/beta fold hydrolase, translating to MQSSSNLFPVALISAERRGDLSEDVYRLKPGNSPDASVELAVTRLGMADACETRGVPVILLHGSFSNRRFWYSPKGLGLGAYLTRLGFDVWIPEMRGHGLSQRNQGYRNNRVADYARYDLPAIGAFVREQSGQVPHWIGHSLGGITLAAALGGHYLGKPAVASAAFFGTQVSRTYWPLKIPPVEWSGRFILKRFAQLSGSRLKRGPEDEPIGLALESMRWYGLFGRFGDAEKNWWAGLADVQLPVLAVSAAGDHQDPTWACRKLFDQIGSEHKQFVCLGRGQGFTEDFGHVEMLVSKAAHLEVWPLVVRWLKDQQAPLLAEQPQLAEAV from the coding sequence ATGCAAAGCAGCAGCAACCTCTTTCCTGTCGCCCTGATCAGCGCCGAGCGGCGCGGTGATCTGAGCGAAGACGTCTATCGCTTGAAACCCGGCAACAGCCCGGACGCCAGCGTCGAACTGGCCGTCACCCGGCTGGGCATGGCCGACGCCTGCGAAACCCGCGGGGTCCCGGTGATCCTGTTGCACGGCAGCTTTTCCAATCGGCGCTTCTGGTATTCCCCCAAGGGCCTGGGCCTGGGCGCGTACCTGACACGCCTGGGGTTCGATGTCTGGATCCCCGAGATGCGCGGCCATGGGTTGTCCCAGCGCAACCAGGGTTATCGCAACAATCGCGTGGCCGACTACGCCCGCTACGACTTGCCGGCCATTGGCGCCTTCGTGCGTGAGCAGAGCGGGCAAGTGCCCCACTGGATCGGTCATTCCCTGGGGGGCATCACCCTGGCGGCCGCCTTGGGCGGCCATTACCTGGGCAAGCCGGCGGTGGCTTCGGCGGCGTTTTTTGGTACCCAGGTCAGCCGTACCTACTGGCCGCTGAAGATTCCGCCAGTGGAGTGGAGCGGTCGCTTCATTCTCAAGCGTTTTGCCCAATTGTCCGGTTCAAGGCTCAAGCGCGGCCCCGAGGACGAGCCCATCGGCCTGGCCCTGGAAAGCATGCGCTGGTACGGCCTGTTCGGACGTTTCGGCGATGCCGAGAAGAACTGGTGGGCCGGGTTGGCCGATGTCCAGTTACCGGTGTTGGCCGTGAGTGCCGCAGGCGATCACCAGGACCCGACCTGGGCGTGCCGCAAACTCTTCGATCAGATCGGTTCCGAGCACAAGCAGTTTGTCTGCCTGGGCCGGGGACAGGGGTTCACCGAAGACTTTGGTCACGTCGAGATGCTGGTGAGCAAGGCCGCGCATCTTGAAGTCTGGCCGCTGGTGGTGCGTTGGCTCAAGGATCAGCAGGCCCCTTTGCTGGCGGAACAGCCCCAGTTGGCCGAGGCGGTTTGA
- the rraA gene encoding ribonuclease E activity regulator RraA: MNHYLTPDLCDAYPELVQVLEPMFSNFGGRDSFGGEIVTIKCFEDNSRVKEQVELKGNGKVLVVDGGGSLRRALLGDMLAEKAAKNGWEGLVVYGCIRDVDIIAQTDLGVQALASHPMKTDRRGVGELNVPVTFAGVTFRPGEYVYADNNGVIVSPSPLKMPE; encoded by the coding sequence ATGAACCATTACCTCACGCCCGACCTGTGCGACGCCTACCCGGAACTGGTGCAGGTGTTGGAGCCGATGTTCAGCAATTTCGGCGGCCGCGATTCCTTCGGCGGCGAAATCGTGACCATCAAGTGCTTCGAGGACAACTCGCGGGTCAAGGAGCAGGTTGAACTCAAGGGCAACGGCAAGGTGCTGGTGGTCGATGGCGGCGGTTCCCTGCGTCGGGCGCTGCTGGGGGACATGCTGGCGGAAAAGGCCGCGAAAAACGGCTGGGAAGGGCTGGTGGTCTACGGTTGCATCCGCGACGTCGACATCATTGCCCAGACGGACCTCGGGGTCCAGGCCCTGGCCAGTCACCCGATGAAGACCGACCGGCGCGGCGTTGGCGAACTCAATGTGCCGGTGACCTTTGCCGGCGTGACGTTTCGTCCGGGCGAGTATGTCTATGCGGACAATAACGGCGTGATCGTCTCGCCAAGCCCGCTGAAAATGCCTGAATGA
- a CDS encoding zinc transporter ZntB: MFEEENAQWGLVHALVLDGKGGARSIARTELDDLQLQAHESLWLHWDRSHPQTHTWLRKSSGLSEFNCDLLLEENTRPRLLPLPNAELLLFLRGINLNPGAEPEDMVSVRIFASAQRVISLRLRPLRATDELLAQLAEGKGPKTASELILYMAQYLTNKVQDLVTCLSEIVDGEEEKLDTDERYTPEHDAILHIRRRAAGLKRFLAPQRDIFGQMTRLKLPWFCDDDGDYWNELNNSLTRYLEELELTRERVGLVLEAEDRRLSVRMNRTMYRFGIVTGIFLPMSFLTGLLGINVGGIPFSESPYGFMVACLLMICVALGQWWLFRRLRWV, encoded by the coding sequence ATGTTCGAGGAAGAAAACGCGCAGTGGGGGCTGGTGCATGCCCTGGTGCTGGACGGTAAAGGCGGCGCGCGTTCCATAGCCCGGACCGAACTCGACGATTTGCAGTTGCAGGCCCACGAAAGCCTGTGGCTGCACTGGGATCGCAGTCATCCGCAAACCCACACCTGGTTGCGCAAATCCAGTGGCCTGAGCGAGTTCAACTGCGACCTGCTGCTCGAAGAAAACACCCGGCCGCGGCTGTTGCCGTTGCCCAATGCCGAGCTGCTGCTGTTCCTGCGGGGGATCAATCTCAACCCGGGCGCCGAACCTGAAGACATGGTGTCGGTACGGATCTTTGCGTCCGCCCAGCGGGTGATCTCCCTGCGCCTGCGTCCGTTGCGCGCCACCGATGAGCTACTGGCGCAACTGGCCGAGGGCAAGGGCCCGAAGACGGCGTCCGAACTCATCCTCTACATGGCGCAATACCTCACCAATAAGGTGCAGGACCTGGTCACCTGCCTCTCCGAAATCGTCGATGGCGAGGAAGAAAAACTCGATACCGACGAACGGTATACTCCCGAGCACGACGCCATTTTGCACATCCGTCGACGGGCTGCCGGGCTCAAGCGATTCCTGGCGCCACAGCGGGACATCTTCGGCCAGATGACGCGGCTCAAACTGCCATGGTTTTGCGACGATGACGGCGACTACTGGAACGAATTGAACAACAGCCTGACCCGTTACCTCGAGGAGCTGGAATTGACTCGAGAGCGCGTGGGGCTTGTGCTGGAGGCCGAAGACCGACGCCTTTCGGTGCGCATGAACCGCACCATGTACCGCTTCGGTATCGTCACCGGGATTTTCCTGCCGATGAGTTTTCTCACCGGCCTTCTGGGTATCAACGTCGGCGGCATTCCGTTTTCCGAAAGCCCCTACGGTTTCATGGTCGCGTGCTTGCTGATGATCTGCGTGGCGCTGGGGCAGTGGTGGTTGTTCCGTCGTTTGCGCTGGGTGTGA
- a CDS encoding OmpA family protein gives MKLKNTLGFAIGSLIAATSFGALAQGQGAVEIEGFAKKEQFDSARNFKNNGNLFGGSVGYFLTDDVELRLAYDEVHNARTDDGTNVKGANTALDALYHFNNPGDMLRPYVSAGFSDQSIDQNGSNGRNRSTFANVGGGAKLYFTENFYARAGVEAQYNIDQGDTEWAPSVGIGVNFGGGSKPAAAPVPAPAEVCSDSDNDGVCDNVDKCPDTPANVTVDADGCPAVAEVVRVELDVKFDFDKSVVKPNSYGDIKNLADFMKQYPSTSTTVEGHTDSVGPDAYNQKLSERRAKAVQQVLTNQYGVESSRVQAVGYGESRPVADNATEAGRAVNRRVEAQVEAQAK, from the coding sequence ATGAAACTGAAAAACACCTTGGGCTTTGCCATTGGTTCTTTGATTGCTGCCACTTCGTTCGGCGCTCTGGCACAAGGCCAAGGCGCAGTTGAAATCGAAGGCTTCGCCAAGAAAGAACAATTCGACAGCGCTCGTAACTTCAAGAACAACGGCAACCTGTTCGGCGGTTCGGTTGGTTACTTCCTGACCGACGACGTTGAACTGCGTCTGGCCTACGACGAAGTGCACAACGCCCGTACTGACGACGGCACCAACGTCAAAGGCGCCAACACCGCTCTGGACGCTCTGTACCACTTCAACAACCCAGGCGACATGCTGCGTCCTTACGTCTCTGCCGGTTTCTCCGACCAGAGCATCGACCAGAATGGCAGCAACGGTCGTAACCGTTCCACCTTCGCCAACGTTGGTGGCGGCGCCAAGCTGTACTTCACCGAGAACTTCTACGCCCGTGCCGGCGTTGAAGCTCAGTACAACATCGACCAGGGCGACACCGAGTGGGCTCCAAGCGTCGGTATCGGTGTGAACTTCGGTGGCGGCTCCAAGCCTGCTGCTGCTCCAGTTCCAGCTCCGGCTGAAGTCTGCTCCGACAGCGACAACGATGGCGTGTGCGACAACGTCGACAAGTGCCCTGACACCCCAGCCAACGTAACCGTTGACGCTGATGGCTGCCCAGCTGTTGCTGAAGTCGTACGTGTTGAGCTGGACGTGAAGTTCGACTTCGACAAGTCGGTTGTCAAGCCTAACAGCTACGGCGACATCAAGAACCTGGCTGACTTCATGAAGCAGTACCCATCCACCAGCACCACTGTTGAAGGTCACACTGACTCCGTCGGTCCTGACGCTTACAACCAGAAACTGTCTGAGCGTCGTGCAAAAGCCGTTCAACAAGTTCTGACCAACCAGTACGGTGTTGAATCGTCCCGCGTTCAGGCTGTTGGCTACGGCGAATCCCGCCCAGTTGCCGACAACGCCACTGAAGCTGGTCGTGCAGTTAACCGTCGCGTAGAAGCGCAGGTTGAAGCCCAAGCTAAGTAA
- the sigX gene encoding RNA polymerase sigma factor SigX, producing MNKPQSLSTRYDPRDLSDEELVARAHTELFHVTRAYEELMRRYQRTLFNVCARYLGNDRDADDVCQEVMLKVLYGLKNFEGKSKFKTWLYSITYNECITQYRKERRKRRLMDALSLDPLEEASEDKAPKPEEKGGLDRWLVYVNPIDREILVLRFVAELEFQEIADIMHMGLSATKMRYKRALDKLREKFAGIAET from the coding sequence TTGAACAAACCCCAATCGCTATCTACGCGCTACGACCCCCGTGATCTCTCCGATGAGGAGTTGGTCGCGCGCGCGCATACCGAGCTGTTTCACGTAACGCGCGCCTATGAAGAGTTGATGCGCCGTTACCAGAGAACATTATTTAACGTTTGTGCACGATATCTTGGGAACGATCGCGATGCTGATGATGTCTGTCAGGAGGTGATGTTGAAGGTGCTGTATGGCCTGAAGAACTTCGAGGGGAAATCGAAGTTCAAGACCTGGCTCTACAGCATCACCTACAACGAATGCATCACGCAGTATCGCAAGGAACGGCGAAAGCGTCGCTTGATGGACGCTTTGAGCCTGGATCCTCTGGAGGAAGCGTCGGAAGATAAGGCGCCCAAGCCCGAGGAGAAGGGGGGACTCGATCGCTGGCTGGTCTATGTGAACCCGATCGATCGGGAAATTCTGGTGCTACGATTTGTCGCAGAGCTGGAATTCCAGGAGATCGCAGACATAATGCATATGGGTTTGAGCGCGACAAAAATGCGTTACAAGCGCGCGCTCGACAAATTGCGTGAGAAATTTGCGGGCATTGCTGAAACTTAA
- the cobA gene encoding uroporphyrinogen-III C-methyltransferase — protein sequence MNAKVWLVGAGPGDPELLTLKAVRALREADVVLIDDLVNAAVLEHCPDARIIAVGKRGGCRSTPQAFIHRLMLRYARQGKCVVRLKGGDPCIFGRGGEEAQWLREQGVEVEMVNGITAGLAGATQCDIPLTLRGVARGVTLVTAHTQDGSSLNWQALAQSGTTLVVYMGVAKLSEIREQLLAGGLAANTPVAMIENASLPHQRDCRSDLASMEADANAFQLKSPAILVIGAVAAAAELAGSQPAWVQASAL from the coding sequence ATGAACGCAAAAGTCTGGCTGGTGGGTGCAGGTCCTGGTGACCCTGAATTACTGACCCTCAAAGCCGTGCGCGCCCTGCGCGAGGCCGACGTGGTGTTGATCGACGATCTGGTCAACGCAGCGGTGCTGGAACATTGCCCCGATGCGCGCATCATTGCCGTGGGCAAGCGCGGCGGGTGCCGCTCCACACCCCAGGCCTTCATTCATCGATTGATGCTGCGTTATGCCCGCCAGGGCAAATGCGTGGTGCGCCTCAAGGGCGGCGACCCCTGCATCTTCGGCCGCGGTGGTGAAGAGGCGCAGTGGCTGCGCGAGCAGGGTGTCGAAGTGGAGATGGTCAATGGCATCACCGCCGGCCTCGCGGGGGCGACCCAATGCGATATTCCACTGACCCTGCGCGGGGTTGCCCGGGGCGTGACGCTGGTGACGGCCCACACCCAGGACGGCAGTAGCCTGAACTGGCAAGCCTTGGCGCAAAGCGGCACGACGCTGGTGGTGTACATGGGTGTGGCGAAGCTGAGCGAGATCCGCGAACAGTTGCTGGCCGGTGGCTTGGCGGCGAACACGCCTGTCGCCATGATCGAAAATGCGTCCCTGCCCCATCAACGTGACTGCCGCAGCGACTTGGCCTCGATGGAAGCCGATGCGAACGCCTTTCAACTCAAGAGCCCGGCGATCCTGGTGATTGGCGCGGTGGCAGCGGCCGCTGAACTCGCCGGATCGCAGCCTGCGTGGGTCCAGGCGTCGGCGCTATAA